In the genome of Pseudomonas protegens, one region contains:
- a CDS encoding RDD family protein has product MLETTATPRNASLHPPLDTRYQVETPEGIDLPLRPAGLLVRTLAFSLDLGIRGLVLGLLFIVLGFFGEIGIGLGSILLFLISWWYMVLFEVLNQGRSPGKQLMGLRVVQDDGTPIGWSASLTRNLLRFADMLPFGYFLGAISCLQHPTFKRLGDLAAGTLVIYREQALTRPQLPDATPRLAPFALSLNEQRAILGFAERQGQLSAERTRELAAILAQPLHVPAAQATAELNGIARGFLGST; this is encoded by the coding sequence ATGCTTGAGACGACAGCAACGCCAAGGAACGCATCGCTGCACCCGCCACTGGATACGCGGTATCAGGTCGAAACCCCCGAGGGTATCGATCTGCCGCTACGACCGGCGGGGTTGCTGGTCCGTACCCTGGCGTTTTCCCTCGACCTGGGGATTCGCGGGCTGGTATTGGGCCTGTTGTTCATCGTGCTGGGCTTTTTCGGCGAGATCGGCATCGGCCTCGGCTCGATCCTGCTGTTCCTGATCAGCTGGTGGTACATGGTGCTGTTCGAGGTGCTGAACCAGGGCCGCTCTCCCGGCAAGCAACTGATGGGACTGCGCGTGGTTCAGGACGATGGCACGCCCATTGGCTGGAGCGCCTCCCTGACCCGCAACCTGCTGCGTTTTGCCGACATGTTGCCGTTCGGCTACTTCCTCGGCGCCATCAGTTGCCTGCAGCATCCGACCTTCAAGCGCCTCGGCGATCTGGCCGCCGGCACCCTGGTGATCTACCGCGAGCAAGCACTGACCCGGCCGCAACTGCCCGACGCCACGCCGCGCTTGGCGCCCTTCGCCCTGAGCCTGAATGAACAACGGGCGATCCTCGGCTTCGCCGAACGCCAGGGCCAGCTGTCCGCCGAAAGAACCCGGGAACTGGCGGCCATCCTCGCCCAACCGCTGCACGTGCCCGCAGCCCAGGCGACAGCCGAACTCAATGGCATCGCCCGCGGTTTTCTGGGAAGCACATGA
- the sbcB gene encoding exodeoxyribonuclease I, with product MTSLFWYDYETTGINPRCDRPLQVAGIRTDLALNEIDEPVNLYCQPSDDILPHPAACMITGITPSRLAAQGLSEADFMTRVHAQLARPGTCGVGYNTLRFDDEVTRYSLYRNFFDPYAREWQGGNSRWDLIDVVRTAYALRPEGIVWPEEQGQVTLKLERLTAANGIDHGQAHDALSDVRATIALARLIRDRQPKLYDWLFQLRSKQRVMDQIRLLQPLVHISGRFSAARHYLGVVLPLAWHPRNRNALIVCDLHLDPQGLLDLDAETLRQRLYTRRDDLLDGELPVPLKLIHINRCPVVAPLNVLRGEDQQRLHLDMEQYQRRVGLLTETQEVWRDKLSLIYAPDEFAASEDPEQQLYDGFIGDRDRRLCEQVREADPLHLARQQWPFDDERLPELLFRYRARNFPETLDEAEQQRWRTFCRQRLLEPKLGAPNTLESFAQGLEQSLLSADSKQRQVLDEWQAHVQALTGRLAV from the coding sequence GTGACTTCCCTCTTTTGGTACGACTACGAAACCACCGGCATCAATCCGCGCTGCGATCGCCCGTTGCAAGTGGCCGGTATTCGCACCGACCTGGCGCTCAACGAGATCGACGAGCCGGTCAACCTCTATTGCCAGCCCAGCGATGACATCCTGCCGCACCCGGCGGCCTGCATGATCACCGGCATCACCCCCAGCCGCTTGGCGGCCCAGGGCTTGAGCGAGGCGGACTTCATGACCCGGGTGCACGCCCAGCTGGCGCGTCCGGGCACCTGTGGCGTGGGCTACAACACCCTGCGCTTCGACGATGAGGTCACCCGCTACAGCCTGTATCGCAATTTCTTCGATCCCTATGCCCGCGAGTGGCAGGGCGGCAACAGCCGCTGGGATCTGATCGATGTGGTGCGCACCGCTTATGCCTTGCGCCCTGAGGGCATTGTCTGGCCCGAGGAGCAGGGGCAGGTGACCCTCAAGCTGGAACGGCTGACCGCGGCCAACGGCATCGATCATGGCCAGGCCCACGATGCGCTGTCCGATGTCCGGGCGACCATCGCCCTGGCGCGGCTGATTCGCGACCGGCAACCCAAGCTCTATGACTGGCTGTTCCAGTTGCGCAGCAAGCAGCGAGTGATGGATCAGATTCGCCTGTTGCAGCCCCTGGTGCATATTTCCGGGCGCTTTTCCGCCGCGCGCCACTACCTCGGCGTGGTCCTGCCCCTGGCCTGGCATCCGCGTAATCGCAATGCACTGATTGTCTGTGACTTGCATCTGGACCCTCAGGGATTGCTCGACCTGGACGCCGAAACCTTGCGCCAGCGTTTATATACCCGGCGTGATGATCTGCTGGACGGCGAGTTGCCGGTGCCGTTGAAACTCATTCATATCAATCGCTGCCCGGTAGTGGCGCCCTTGAATGTCTTGCGGGGCGAGGATCAACAGCGATTGCACTTGGATATGGAGCAGTACCAGCGCCGGGTCGGGCTTTTGACTGAAACTCAGGAAGTTTGGCGGGATAAACTTTCGCTGATTTATGCCCCCGATGAGTTCGCGGCCAGCGAGGATCCGGAGCAACAGTTGTACGACGGCTTTATTGGTGATCGCGACCGGCGATTGTGTGAGCAAGTGCGTGAGGCCGATCCGCTGCATTTGGCTCGGCAACAGTGGCCCTTTGATGATGAGCGCTTGCCCGAATTGCTCTTTCGCTACCGCGCTCGCAACTTTCCGGAAACATTGGATGAAGCCGAGCAACAGCGTTGGCGGACATTTTGCCGCCAGCGTTTGCTAGAGCCGAAACTCGGCGCGCCCAATACCCTGGAAAGTTTTGCCCAGGGACTGGAGCAATCGTTGTTAAGTGCGGACTCCAAGCAGCGTCAGGTGCTGGATGAGTGGCAGGCCCATGTTCAGGCGCTGACCGGGCGTCTGGCTGTTTGA
- the mvaT gene encoding histone-like nucleoid-structuring protein MvaT, with product MSLINEYRATEEAIKELQARLKNLSQDDKLKTELEFEGKLRSLMGEYSKSLRDIIALLDPESKVKAPRAAVKTTGTKRARKVKQYKNPHNGEVIETKGGNHKTLKEWKAKWGGDVVEGWATLLD from the coding sequence ATGTCCCTGATCAACGAATACCGTGCTACAGAAGAAGCCATTAAAGAACTGCAAGCACGTTTGAAGAACCTGTCCCAGGACGACAAACTGAAAACCGAACTGGAATTCGAAGGCAAACTGCGCAGCCTGATGGGCGAGTACTCCAAGTCCCTGCGCGACATCATTGCCCTGCTGGATCCGGAATCGAAAGTTAAAGCGCCTCGCGCTGCTGTAAAAACCACCGGCACCAAGCGTGCGCGCAAAGTTAAACAGTACAAAAACCCGCACAACGGTGAAGTCATCGAAACCAAAGGCGGCAACCACAAGACTCTGAAAGAGTGGAAAGCCAAGTGGGGCGGCGACGTGGTTGAAGGCTGGGCAACCCTGCTGGACTAA
- the purU gene encoding formyltetrahydrofolate deformylase: MRTFRLVISCPDRVGIVAKVSNFLASHNGWITEASHHSDNLSGWFFMRHEIRADSLPFGLEAFRQAFAPIAEEFSMDWRITDTAEKKRVVLMASRESHCLADLLHRWHSDELDCEIACVISNHDDLRSMVEWHGIPYYHVPVNPQDKEPAFAEVSRLVKQHDAEVVVLARYMQILPPELCREYAHKVINIHHSFLPSFVGAKPYHQASLRGVKLIGATCHYVTEELDAGPIIEQDVVRVSHSDSIEDMVRFGRDVEKMVLARGLRYHLEDRVLVHGNKTVVF; this comes from the coding sequence ATGCGCACCTTTCGGTTGGTGATTTCTTGCCCTGACCGCGTTGGCATCGTTGCCAAAGTCAGTAACTTTCTGGCCTCCCATAACGGTTGGATCACCGAAGCGAGTCACCACTCGGACAATCTCAGTGGCTGGTTCTTCATGCGCCACGAGATTCGTGCCGACTCCCTGCCTTTTGGTCTGGAGGCTTTTCGCCAGGCCTTTGCGCCGATTGCCGAAGAGTTCTCGATGGACTGGCGCATTACCGATACCGCGGAGAAAAAGCGTGTGGTGCTGATGGCCAGCCGCGAGTCCCATTGCCTGGCGGATCTGTTGCACCGCTGGCACAGCGACGAGCTCGATTGTGAAATCGCCTGCGTGATCTCCAACCACGACGACCTGCGCAGCATGGTCGAGTGGCATGGCATTCCTTACTACCATGTGCCGGTCAATCCCCAGGACAAGGAGCCGGCGTTTGCCGAGGTGTCGCGCCTGGTCAAGCAGCACGATGCCGAGGTGGTGGTGCTGGCGCGCTACATGCAGATCCTGCCGCCTGAGCTGTGCCGCGAGTACGCGCACAAGGTGATCAACATCCACCACAGCTTCCTGCCGTCCTTCGTCGGCGCCAAGCCTTACCACCAGGCCTCCCTGCGTGGGGTGAAGCTGATCGGCGCCACTTGCCACTACGTCACCGAAGAGCTGGACGCCGGTCCGATCATCGAGCAGGACGTGGTGCGGGTCAGCCACAGCGACAGCATCGAGGACATGGTGCGTTTCGGTCGCGATGTGGAGAAGATGGTCCTGGCCCGTGGCCTGCGCTACCACCTGGAAGACCGGGTGCTGGTACACGGCAACAAGACCGTGGTGTTCTGA
- a CDS encoding methyl-accepting chemotaxis protein, translating to MLNSDEQASRTNSVAAAINQLGAAAQEIARNAAQASQQASDARNLAEDGQQVVDRSIQAMNQLSEMISTSSSNIETLNSKTVNIGQILEVITSISQQTNLLALNAAIEAARAGEAGRGFAVVADEVRNLAHRTQESAQQVQTMIEELQVGARESVSTMSNSQRHSQDSVEIANQAGERLSSVTQRIGEIDGMNQSVATATEEQTSVVESINMDITEINTLNQEGVENLQATLRACSDLEQQSARLKHLVGSFRI from the coding sequence ATGCTCAACTCCGACGAACAGGCCAGCCGCACCAACAGCGTGGCCGCGGCCATCAATCAGCTTGGCGCCGCCGCCCAGGAAATCGCGCGCAATGCCGCCCAGGCTTCGCAACAGGCCAGCGACGCTCGCAATCTGGCCGAAGACGGCCAGCAAGTGGTGGATCGCAGTATCCAGGCGATGAACCAGCTGTCGGAGATGATCAGTACCTCCAGCAGCAACATCGAGACCCTGAACAGCAAGACCGTGAACATCGGGCAGATTCTCGAAGTCATCACCAGCATTTCCCAGCAGACCAACCTGCTGGCGCTCAACGCCGCCATCGAAGCGGCCCGGGCTGGCGAGGCCGGCCGCGGATTCGCCGTGGTGGCCGACGAAGTGCGTAACCTGGCGCACCGCACCCAAGAATCGGCTCAGCAAGTGCAGACCATGATCGAAGAGCTGCAAGTGGGCGCCCGGGAGTCGGTCAGCACCATGAGCAACAGCCAGCGCCACAGCCAGGACAGCGTGGAGATCGCCAACCAGGCCGGGGAGCGGCTGAGCAGCGTGACCCAGCGCATTGGCGAGATCGACGGCATGAACCAGTCGGTGGCCACCGCCACTGAAGAACAGACTTCGGTGGTCGAGTCCATCAACATGGACATCACCGAAATCAACACGCTGAATCAGGAAGGCGTTGAAAACCTGCAGGCCACCCTGCGGGCCTGCTCCGATCTGGAACAGCAATCGGCGCGCTTGAAGCACCTGGTGGGCAGCTTCAGGATCTGA